A genomic region of Photobacterium swingsii contains the following coding sequences:
- the alr gene encoding alanine racemase yields MKLKLSLIALALMGQTTAQAAPLLVDFDNSEREERVESSNAWLEVDTHAFSNNIQLLQNQLADNTKICAIMKADAYGNGIAGLMPSIIANNVACVGITSNEEARVVRKHGYTGKIMRVRAASRNEIEGGLDFHMEELIGTKEQADQIIEIARTHGTTIPVHLALNTSGMGRNGLDLTTYAGQVEGVQIAGDPNLEIVGMMTHFPNEGLDEIKRKVERFKVETQWLIDSADLSREDITLHVANSYITLNLPEAHLDMVRPGGMLYGDYPAKAPFQRIVSFKTRIASLHHFPAGSTIGYGSTAVLERDSVLANLPIGYSDGFARSLSNKAEVLINGQRAKVVGMASMNTTMVDVTDIVDVKANSEVVIFGPQGQDVITSDETEERSGRILPEHYTIWGATNPRIYR; encoded by the coding sequence GTGAAATTAAAATTAAGCTTAATCGCACTTGCTCTTATGGGCCAAACTACAGCCCAAGCAGCTCCTTTACTTGTCGATTTTGACAACAGCGAACGAGAAGAACGCGTTGAATCAAGCAATGCATGGTTAGAAGTTGATACGCATGCTTTCTCTAACAATATTCAGCTGCTTCAAAACCAACTAGCTGATAACACAAAAATCTGCGCCATTATGAAGGCAGATGCTTACGGTAACGGTATCGCAGGCTTAATGCCATCTATTATCGCGAACAATGTAGCTTGTGTTGGTATCACAAGTAACGAAGAGGCGCGCGTAGTCCGTAAACATGGCTACACAGGTAAAATCATGCGTGTACGTGCGGCTAGCCGCAACGAAATCGAAGGCGGTCTAGATTTCCACATGGAAGAACTAATCGGCACCAAAGAACAAGCCGATCAAATCATTGAAATTGCACGCACACACGGTACTACGATCCCAGTTCATCTTGCTCTTAACACTTCTGGTATGGGTCGTAACGGTTTAGATTTAACAACATACGCAGGCCAAGTTGAAGGCGTACAAATCGCAGGTGATCCTAATCTAGAAATCGTAGGCATGATGACCCACTTCCCCAATGAAGGTCTCGACGAAATCAAGCGTAAAGTTGAACGCTTTAAAGTGGAAACACAATGGCTAATCGACAGTGCAGATCTCTCCCGTGAAGATATCACCCTTCACGTAGCGAACTCTTACATCACATTAAACTTACCAGAGGCACATCTAGACATGGTTCGCCCTGGCGGCATGCTATATGGTGACTATCCAGCAAAAGCACCATTCCAACGCATTGTTTCATTCAAAACTCGTATTGCATCGCTGCACCACTTTCCAGCAGGTAGCACCATAGGTTACGGCAGCACCGCGGTATTAGAGCGTGATTCTGTATTAGCTAACCTACCCATTGGTTACTCTGATGGTTTTGCTCGTTCACTCAGCAATAAAGCTGAAGTGCTGATCAATGGTCAGCGTGCAAAAGTCGTTGGTATGGCATCCATGAATACCACCATGGTCGATGTAACGGATATCGTTGATGTTAAAGCGAATAGCGAAGTAGTGATCTTTGGCCCACAAGGTCAAGACGTTATCACCAGTGATGAAACCGAAGAGCGTAGCGGCCGTATTTTACCTGAGCATTACACTATTTGGGGTGCAACTAACCCTCGCATCTACCGTTAA
- the rimK gene encoding 30S ribosomal protein S6--L-glutamate ligase: MKIGILSQNENLYSTRRLREACEARGHEPVIINALRCYMNINSVQPSIHFEGNDLTGFDAIIPRIGADITFYGCSVLRQFEMMNVFSINPSIAISRSRDKLRSLQLLSRKGVGMPITGFASKPDDVPDLIKMVGGAPLVIKLLEGTQGIGVVLAETQKAAESVIEAFMGLKANIMVQEYIKEAGGADIRCFVIGDKVIAAMKRQAAEGEFRSNLHRGGSASLIKITPEERKTAVAAAKAMGLSVAGVDLLRSERGPLVMEVNSSPGLEGIEAATGKDIAGMIIDYIEKNAQKKSRRLLQDQ, translated from the coding sequence ATGAAAATTGGCATTCTTTCCCAAAACGAAAACTTATACTCTACCCGTCGTCTACGTGAAGCGTGTGAAGCACGCGGTCATGAGCCAGTGATCATTAACGCATTGCGCTGTTATATGAATATCAACTCGGTTCAACCTTCAATTCATTTTGAAGGTAATGACTTAACAGGCTTCGACGCCATCATTCCGCGTATTGGTGCTGACATCACTTTTTATGGATGTTCGGTATTACGTCAGTTCGAAATGATGAATGTGTTTTCGATTAACCCATCGATTGCGATTTCTCGCTCTCGTGACAAATTGCGTTCATTACAATTACTCAGCCGTAAAGGCGTTGGTATGCCTATCACTGGCTTTGCAAGCAAGCCGGATGATGTACCAGACCTCATTAAAATGGTTGGTGGTGCACCGCTAGTCATTAAGCTGCTAGAGGGTACACAAGGCATCGGCGTGGTTTTAGCTGAGACCCAAAAAGCTGCCGAAAGTGTTATCGAGGCATTCATGGGCTTAAAAGCCAATATCATGGTGCAGGAATACATTAAAGAGGCAGGCGGTGCTGATATTCGTTGTTTCGTGATTGGTGACAAAGTCATTGCCGCCATGAAGCGTCAAGCGGCTGAAGGTGAATTCCGATCCAACCTTCACCGTGGTGGTAGTGCATCGTTAATTAAGATCACACCAGAAGAACGCAAAACAGCCGTTGCAGCAGCAAAAGCTATGGGCTTAAGCGTGGCAGGTGTAGACCTACTTCGCTCTGAACGTGGTCCGCTAGTGATGGAAGTCAACTCATCACCAGGCCTTGAAGGAATTGAAGCGGCCACAGGCAAAGATATTGCTGGCATGATTATCGACTATATCGAAAAGAACGCTCAGAAAAAAAGCCGTCGCTTGTTGCAAGATCAGTAA